In Candidatus Hydrogenedentota bacterium, the following proteins share a genomic window:
- a CDS encoding PQQ-binding-like beta-propeller repeat protein, producing the protein MSEQHSSQPAGVGPETQTPARRCPRVWPAAVILALQFLSQWVYAKFSTTNVQSGIELGAFTLFGTLLLIVWWLGFSRTPWRDRLLGVALFVAAVAAVVLSQANAAYGAMLLVYAVPRMLAGVVALLLVTAWLRWPVRRWVLVVYIIGCCAAHMAMRFESVGGNLAPEVSWRWNPSRLERSGAMARPGTQGTAALPEEVADGDYPAFRGPARDGRLAGVAFSTDWAAPPREVWRREVGPGWSSFIAVGDYLFTQEQRGPEEVVSCYHAGTGEEVWTNGTTALFDDDMGIGPRATPTYDRGRLYTQGATGILQCLDAATGATVWKRDLKEDAGCGVPGYGFTSSPLVTGGLVVAFTCGPEGKSAAAYDTATGDIAWFSGHKSTAYSSPQLVDIGGVPQILLNGEWGLQSLNPETGALLWGHPWSIKTFPIGTQAVVFGDTFLIGATGTTGSRIVKAEKKGEEWETAQVAATKLFRPYFNNSVEHKGYCYGYDDQRIACISMETGERRWQGEKWGGQLLLLADMDLLLVLTEKGQVVLLKADPERLVEVARFQALKGKTWNHPIIAHGRLYVRNSEEAACFQLN; encoded by the coding sequence ATGAGTGAACAGCACAGTTCGCAGCCGGCCGGCGTCGGTCCCGAAACCCAGACTCCGGCCCGGCGCTGCCCGCGTGTCTGGCCCGCCGCCGTCATACTGGCCCTCCAGTTTTTGTCGCAGTGGGTGTATGCAAAATTTTCAACAACCAATGTCCAGAGCGGCATTGAACTGGGCGCGTTCACCCTTTTTGGGACGCTCCTGCTGATTGTCTGGTGGCTTGGCTTCAGCCGCACGCCCTGGCGGGACCGCCTGCTGGGCGTTGCGCTGTTTGTCGCGGCGGTCGCCGCCGTTGTCCTCTCGCAGGCAAACGCGGCCTACGGCGCGATGCTGCTTGTCTACGCGGTGCCGAGGATGCTGGCGGGCGTTGTGGCGCTGCTGCTCGTGACGGCTTGGCTCCGCTGGCCCGTCCGCCGCTGGGTCCTGGTCGTTTATATAATCGGCTGCTGCGCGGCGCACATGGCGATGCGGTTTGAGTCGGTTGGGGGCAACCTCGCCCCCGAGGTGTCGTGGCGCTGGAACCCGTCCCGGCTGGAGCGGTCCGGCGCGATGGCGCGGCCCGGAACGCAGGGCACGGCGGCACTTCCTGAAGAGGTGGCGGACGGGGATTATCCGGCATTCCGCGGCCCTGCGCGGGACGGCCGTCTGGCAGGTGTGGCCTTTTCAACCGACTGGGCCGCGCCGCCGCGCGAGGTGTGGCGCAGGGAGGTGGGTCCCGGCTGGTCGTCCTTCATCGCAGTGGGGGACTACCTGTTCACGCAGGAGCAGCGCGGCCCGGAAGAGGTGGTGTCGTGCTACCATGCGGGAACCGGGGAGGAAGTGTGGACGAACGGGACCACGGCGCTTTTCGACGACGACATGGGCATTGGCCCAAGGGCCACGCCGACCTATGACCGGGGCCGGCTGTACACGCAGGGCGCGACGGGCATTCTGCAGTGCCTCGACGCGGCAACGGGCGCGACGGTGTGGAAGCGGGACCTGAAAGAGGATGCCGGATGCGGGGTGCCCGGATACGGGTTCACCAGTTCGCCGCTGGTGACGGGCGGACTGGTGGTGGCCTTCACCTGCGGTCCCGAGGGGAAGAGCGCCGCCGCCTATGACACGGCCACCGGGGACATCGCGTGGTTCTCGGGCCACAAGTCCACCGCCTACAGTTCGCCGCAACTGGTGGACATCGGCGGGGTGCCCCAGATATTGCTGAACGGCGAATGGGGTCTCCAGTCGCTGAACCCCGAAACGGGCGCGCTGCTGTGGGGGCACCCCTGGAGCATCAAGACGTTCCCCATTGGCACGCAGGCGGTTGTCTTCGGCGACACCTTCCTCATCGGGGCGACAGGAACCACCGGGTCGCGCATCGTAAAGGCAGAGAAGAAGGGGGAGGAATGGGAGACAGCGCAGGTGGCCGCAACCAAGCTGTTCCGCCCCTACTTCAACAACTCGGTGGAGCACAAGGGGTATTGCTACGGCTACGACGACCAGCGCATCGCGTGCATCAGCATGGAGACCGGGGAGCGCCGGTGGCAGGGCGAGAAATGGGGCGGGCAGCTTCTCCTGCTGGCGGACATGGACCTGCTGCTGGTCCTGACGGAGAAGGGCCAGGTGGTGCTTTTGAAGGCCGACCCGGAACGTCTGGTGGAGGTGGCGCGATTCCAGGCACTCAAGGGCAAGACCTGGAACCATCCCATCATCGCCCACGGCAGGCTGTACGTCCGGAATTCGGAGGAGGCGGCCTGCTTCCAGTTGAACTGA